The following are encoded in a window of Gossypium raimondii isolate GPD5lz chromosome 13, ASM2569854v1, whole genome shotgun sequence genomic DNA:
- the LOC105783137 gene encoding uncharacterized protein LOC105783137: MKYVLVTGGVVSGLGKGVTASSIGLLLKSCGFRVTSIKIDPYLNTDAGTMSPFEHGEVFVLDDGGEVDLDLGNYERFLDITLTRDNNITTGKIYQYVINKERKGDYLGKTVQVVPHITDAIQEWIERAALIPVDGKEGPADICVIELGGTIGDIESMPFIEALGQFSYRVGTGNFCLVHVSLVPVLNVVGEQKTKPTQHSVRGLRGLGLTPNILACRSTMALDENVKEKLSRFCHVPAENIVTLYDVPNIWHIPLLLRDQKAHEALLKELNLLGIARKPDLTEWTARTKVYDMLHDPVKIAMVGKYVGLKDSYLSVLKALLHASVGCRKKLVVEWVEASHLEDITAKVDPDTYKAAWNRLKGADGILVPGGFGDRGVQGKILAAKYARESKVPFLGICLGMQIAVVEYARSVLGLYDANTEEFDPQTSNPCVIFMPEGSKTHMGGTMRLGSRRTYFKVPDCKSAKLYGDATFVDERHRHRYEVNPDMISQLEAAGLSFVGRDESGRRMEIVELPSHPYFIGVQFHPEFKSRPGKPSALFSGLIAASCGQMDLLLNKSDHLSNGMANGINGKATSKPRANGNCFKSSNGSLNGVYSNGNGVHH; this comes from the exons atgaagtaCGTGCTGGTTACTGGAGGCGTTGTTAGCGGTCTGGGGAAAGGGGTAACCGCTAGCAGTATCGGTCTTCTCCTTAAATCATGCGGCTTTCGCGTCACTTCCATTAAGATTG ATCCTTATCTCAATACTGATGCCGGTACAATGTCCCCTTTTGAGCATGGCGAGGTTTTTGTCCTCGATGATGGAGGCGAg GTGGACTTAGACCTTGGAAACTATGAGCGGTTTCTTGACATTACGTTAACGCGTGACAATAATATAACAACAGGAAAGATTTATCAG TATGTTATTAACAAGGAGAGAAAGGGAGATTATCTTGGAAAGACTGTTCAG GTTGTTCCTCACATTACTGATGCGATACAAGAGTGGATAGAACGTGCAGCATTGATACCAGTGGATGGGAAGGAAGGTCCTGCCGATATTTGTGTCATTGAATTAGGTGGAACTATAG GGGACATTGAATCTATGCCATTTATTGAGGCACTTGGGCAATTCTCCTACCGCGTAG GCACTGGCAATTTCTGTTTGGTTCATGTCAGCCTTGTGCCCGTTCTCAATGTTGTTGGTGAACAG AAAACAAAGCCTACCCAGCATAGTGTTCGTGGACTTAGAGGACTTGGCTTGACACCAAATATTCTTGCTTGTCGCAGTACAATG GCGCTTGATGAAAATGTCAAGGAAAAGCTCTCTCGGTTTTGCCATGTGCCG GCAGAAAATATTGTCACACTCTATGACGTTCCAAATATTTGGCACATTCCTTTACTACTAAGG GATCAAAAGGCACATGAAGCACTCTTGAAAGAACTGAACCTCCTAGG GATTGCAAGGAAACCTGACTTAACAGAGTGGACTGCTAGGACCAAAGTTTATGACATGCTTCATGATCCT GTTAAAATTGCCATGGTTGGAAAATATGTTGGGCTTAAAGATTCTTACCTTTCTGTTTTAAAG GCACTTTTGCATGCATCTGTTGGCTGCCGCAAGAAGCTAGTTGTCGAGTGGGTTGAAGCAAGTCATCTTGAAGATATTACTGCTAAAGTG GATCCTGACACTTACAAAGCAGCATGGAATCGTTTGAAG GGTGCTGATGGTATCTTGGTTCCCGGAGGTTTTGGTGATAGGGGAGTGCAAGGGAAAATTCTTGCTGCGAAGTATGCTCGTGAAAGCAAAGTTCCTTTCCTTGGCATCTGCCTTGGGATGCAAATAGCTGTAGTAGAGTATGCACGTTCGGTTCTTGGCCTGTATGATGCAAATACTGAAGAGTTTGATCCTCAAACCTCAAATCCTTGTGTCATATTTATGCCGGAg GGTTCTAAAACTCATATGGGAGGAACAATGCGTCTGGGATCAAGGAGGACTTACTTCAAGGTTCCTGACTGCAAATCTGCCAAGTT GTACGGTGATGCAACCTTTGTTGATGAACGGCATCGGCATAGATATGAG GTCAATCCTGATATGATATCACAACTTGAAGCAGCTGGTCTATCATTTGTTGGCAGAGATGAAAGTGGTAGGCGGATGGAG ATTGTAGAACTACCAAGTCATCCATATTTTATTGGTGTTCAGTTCCATCCTGAATTCAAGTCCAGGCCAGGAAAACCATCTGCACTTTTCTCAG GGCTTATCGCTGCATCATGTGGGCAAATGGACTTGCTTTTAAACAAATCTGATCATTTGAGCAATGGAATGGCAAATGGGATAAATGGGAAAGCAACTTCCAAGCCCCGGGCAAACGGAAACTGTTTCAAGTCATCCAACGGATCATTAAATGGTGTATACAGCAATGGTAATGGTGTCCACCATTAA
- the LOC105783138 gene encoding serine/threonine-protein kinase RHS3 yields the protein MSSKINKTLNSDNNESSLMSSGAATDSQHSKKKNSLACNPPPQDQRKVEGMGKNSSSGASHHGHGSKVNENVSSNHQYAPKMMDPVKMPNTSSDADFHSSWAKTNDARNANHQGSRNSNRSDSMESTTAPLRPHTGGDVRWDAINSVSAKGPIGLSNFRLLKRIGYGDIGSVYLVELRGTNAYFAMKVMDKASLASRNKLLRAQTEREILGLLDHPFLPTLYSYFETEKFYCLVMEFCSGGNLHSLRQKQPNKHFTEEAARFFASEVLLALEYLHMLGIVYRDLKPENVLVRDEGHIMLSDFDLSLRCSVSPTLVKSSSSHQASNGGGSTGGILDNEHVPAHGCMQPSTFFPRILPGKKNRKSKSDFGLFVGGSMPELMAEPTNVRSMSFVGTHEYLAPEIIRGEGHGSAVDWWTFGIFLYELLHGTTPFKGQGNRATLFNVVGQPLRFPETPQVSFVARDLIRGLLVKEPSKRIACKRGATEIKQHPFFEGVNWALVRSAMPPHVPEPVDFSLLSAKEEKRNHHLQHELGDPGAPQKANSSDYVQFEYF from the exons ATGTCgtcaaaaattaacaaaacccTCAACTCTGACAATAACGAG TCGAGCCTTATGTCATCGGGAGCAGCAACAGATTCACAACATTCCAAGAAAAAGAACAGCTTAGCTTGTAATCCACCACCTCAAGACCAAAGGAAAGTGGAAGGGATGGGTAAAAACAGTTCCAGTGGTGCATCACATCATGGACATGGGTCCAAAGTGAATGAAAACGTGTCATCTAACCACCAATATGCCCCAAAAATGATGGATCCTGTTAAGATGCCCAATACCTCATCAGATGCTGACTTTCACAGCTCCTGGGCCAAAACCAACGATGCAAGAAATGCCAATCATCAAGGGAGTAGGAACAGCAATCGCAGTGACAGCATGGAGAGCACCACCGCGCCGCTTAGGCCGCATACCGGGGGTGATGTACGGTGGGATGCAATTAATTCTGTGAGTGCCAAAGGTCCTATTGGTCTGAGCAACTTTAGGCTTCTGAAGCGCATTGGATATGGAGACATAGGGAGCGTGTACCTGGTTGAACTTAGAGGAACCAATGCGTATTTCGCAATGAAAGTGATGGACAAGGCATCCCTGGCAAGCAGGAACAAGTTGCTGAGGGCCCAAACGGAACGAGAGATTCTTGGCCTTCTTGACCACCCTTTCTTGCCAACTCTCTATTCCTACTTTGAGACTGAAAAATTCTATTGTCTGGTGATGGAATTCTGCAGTGGGGGCAATCTTCATTCCCTCCGCCAAAAGCAACCCAACAAGCATTTCACCGAGGAAGCTGCAAG GTTCTTTGCATCAGAGGTGTTGCTGGCACTGGAGTATTTGCATATGCTAGGTATAGTATACAGGGATTTGAAGCCAGAAAACGTGTTGGTAAGAGATGAAGGCCATATAATGCTCTCAGATTTCGACTTATCGCTCCGTTGCTCCGTCAGTCCGACACTGGTGAAATCCTCATCCAGTCATCAAGCGAGCAACGGCGGCGGCTCCACTGGAGGCATCTTGGACAACGAGCACGTCCCCGCGCATGGCTGCATGCAGCCATCCACATTCTTCCCCCGCATCTTGCCTGGCAAAAAGAACCGCAAATCCAAATCAGATTTCGGTCTCTTCGTGGGAGGCTCCATGCCGGAGTTAATGGCGGAACCCACCAACGTCCGATCCATGTCCTTCGTCGGAACACACGAATATTTAGCACCGGAAATCATCCGAGGCGAGGGTCACGGCAGCGCAGTCGACTGGTGGACCTTCGGGATCTTCTTGTACGAACTCCTGCACGGGACGACCCCATTCAAGGGCCAAGGGAACCGAGCCACTCTGTTCAACGTAGTAGGGCAGCCGTTGAGATTTCCGGAAACTCCACAAGTAAGCTTCGTGGCTCGCGACCTTATACGAGGCCTACTGGTTAAAGAACCCAGTAAACGAATCGCATGCAAAAGGGGAGCAACGGAGATAAAGCAGCACCCATTCTTCGAAGGGGTGAACTGGGCACTGGTGAGGAGCGCAATGCCGCCGCACGTGCCGGAACCGGTGGACTTTTCGCTGTTGTCTGCAAAGGAAGAGAAGAggaatcatcatcttcaacatGAACTTGGAGATCCTGGAGCTCCTCAAAAAGCCAATTCCTCTGACTATGTACAATTCGAGTACTTTTAG